Proteins encoded by one window of Polyodon spathula isolate WHYD16114869_AA unplaced genomic scaffold, ASM1765450v1 scaffolds_2729, whole genome shotgun sequence:
- the LOC121310877 gene encoding pseudouridylate synthase 7 homolog, whose amino-acid sequence MLALLRAEMHSSIMSVWMQRSASNDNRFASCRIKPNLISYMGTKDKRAITVQRIAVQKITAQRLSHLNTCLMNFKLGNFSYQKHPLKLGELQGNHFTVVIRNISGSNEQVELAMVSLRETGFINYYGMQRFGTTAVPTYQVG is encoded by the exons ATGCTTGCCTTGTTGAGGGCGGAGATGCACAGCAGCATAATGTCTGTGTGGATGCAGAGATCCGCTTCTAATGACAATCGTTTTGCATCCTGCAGAATAAAGCCGAACCTCATTTCCTACATGGGAACCAAAGACAAAAGAGCGATCACCGTCCAGAGGATTGCTGTGCAAAA GATCACTGCTCAGAGACTTTCTCACCTCAACACGTGCCTGATGAACTTCAAGCTAGGGAACTTCTCCTACCAGAAACACCCCTTGAAACTGGGGGAGCTGCAGGGAAACCACTTCACTGTGGTGATCAG GAATATCTCCGGGTCGAATGAGCAGGTGGAGCTAGCTATGGTCTCACTGCGGGAGACGGGATTCATCAATTACTACGGCATGCAGCGCTTCGGGACCACTGCGGTGCCAACCTACCAGGTCGGGAG